The Clarias gariepinus isolate MV-2021 ecotype Netherlands chromosome 26, CGAR_prim_01v2, whole genome shotgun sequence sequence CTTTAGTCAGACATTAGGACGTAAATGAATCACTCGCTGTTTACTGGGTGTGATGCTGTCAATGATCCAACTTTTAAATGTCTCAGACTTGCTTAGACATACCTGGAACATCCCAAATAGTTACAGGGAGTGTATAATAACAGGTATTTATAAATGGATCTCTCACAAATTACTCATAACATCTTCAGTCCATGTTAAGATTAGAGTCCGGGCTAAACCGAATTCTTTCTGAAAAGAGTTGCTAAATACTACAGGTCTGTACTGCTAACAGCTTCCAGGTTCATGGCTTTCTAATCACCTGTGTGCTTATTTCCCCAGTGGTTCTCATAGGGGAATCGGGCGTAGGCAAGAGCAACTTGCTTTCACGCTTTACTAAGAACGAGTTCAACCACGACAGCAGGACCACTATTGGCGTGGAGTTCAGTACGAGGACTATGGATCTGAATGGCCTCACTATTAAAGCCCAGATTTGGGACACAGCCGGATTGGAGCGGTATCGTGCCATCACCTCAGCGTGAGTATTCACGCTCGTAGGAAAACCGGGCAGTGGAAGGccgtttaattatttattagtcCACCTAATGAACAGGCAGTCCTCACCAAAAGGGTAGTACCTTGCTCAGGAGATAGTAGTTCctcaaaaaaaaagttctactttcAGATTACAACTAACTGATTCTCATCACAAAAACTAATCTTTAAGGAGCCATACCttactattttttaaacaactttacACAGCTCTCAGAGTTCCACAAAGTGTGCATGACAATAAATCTTTTTCATCCGTCAAACTCCTTTTTCCAAAAACCTTTTTCACTCCTCACCCGAACATGCTGTTTCGGTGTCTATGTAATtaagctactgctgagccacttccatccagagaacagcagaaagAAACAAGCTGGGGAAGGGGATCCTATTAAATGATGTCACATTGGTGGGAAAATCTAATTAGCTTGATTCAACAGAcaaaaagaagattttttttaacaccaataCTAGGAAAAAACATCAGGGCCAGGATGTGAAGTAATACACTGCACAACACCTTCACAGCTCATGAATACCCTCCATGTTGTTGTGCTGAGCTTTGTTTAATGGCTTGGTATGCCATCTGTGTTGAATACACTGTCACTGTATCTGCTGTTTTCGCAAGATACACATATATCATGGCATCCTCAACTCTTACCATCTTCTAGTACAAAGAACATTTAATCCTTCAGTATTGCAAAAAGATGAGTATGTGAGCAAGGCTATACATCTGCCAGTAGTCATACTTCCTATAGGTGTCTTGCCAAACACCTTCTTACTCACAAGAGAAATGGCTCACTGCATTCCAGTCCAACTTGCAATCTAATTAGATGATGAAAGCTTAGACCATTGTGCGTCAGATAATATCTGCCAGATCCCGAGGGTTTACTTGGTTTAAGTTCGCGTAGCAACTAAATCcaaacttttatgcatttttgtGATCCAAAAGATCGAAAGACTGAGGAAACACCAAACAAATTCGGATCCTAAAGCGAAGACCACTTTAGTCAAAAACTGCAAACTTCCATTCTTGTTTCCAAAAACAACCCCCAGACAGTTCGTCGTTACGCTCACTCTAAGCTCCCACCACATCTAAAACAAGCAATCAAGAAAACTAACTACCTGGTACGGGGTGCTTACAGACACCCCTGATCGGCTAGGGTTGCTCTGATTGGCCGGGAAGAGATGAATGCCATCATCTACCCAGAGAGCAAGACAATTATAATCTTTTATTGCACCTCTCAAATTCCCTGTTCTCATTCTCTTGATGACTTGAAAACCAATTAGAAAATTCTGCCCAAGCAACAACTAAATCCAAAAAAAGCATTCTTTGAGTGACCTTCATTTTAGAGAACCGCTGTATAAATaagaatttataaataaaaaaaaataaattccagtTGTCCAATTTGTCTCAAATTGTCCCAAACTGGCCCTTGGAGACTCTCAAATGGTCCTTTTAGATCATTATGGCTCTGTTGCCAATGGGCTTAAAAACAACCAATCATGAACACAGACTATCTGGTGCATGTGTTTGGATGTGGGTGTGAAATAGAGCGAGGATATGACCATTCAGAGCACCATCAAGGACCAGGATCCTATCGATTTTCTGATCTTCTGCTGTTCCTTTGCTACAGGTATTATCGTGGTGCTGTTGGGGCGCTGCTAGTTTACGACATTTCAAAGCAACTGACTTACCAGAGTGTTGAACGCTGGCTGAAGGAACTTTACGATCACGCCGATCCCCAGATCGTCGTCATGCTGGTTGGTAACAAGTCAGACTTGGAATCGATACGAGCTGTGTCAACCGAGGATGCGAAAAATTTTGCAGGtgcttattaaaatattacttccATGTTATAGAATGTGTTCAACTTGTTTATACActtattataatatacatttgCTGGAATTGTAGTTTAGAtgtctatatatatactttttataacCAGAAAAGAACGGATTGCTGTTCATGGAAACATCTGCTTTGGAATCAACGAACGTTGAAGCCGCTTTCAACAACGTCCTCACAGGTACTGTATACTGTCAATACTACAGCTCATAtttctgcttgttttttatctttaagcATAGTGCGTGGAATTTACAGATTTAGTGATCTCTGTTGTTAATTTGGGAAACTAATTAATTGACCGTGTTGCAGAAATCCACAAGAAAGTAAGTAGCAAAGAGGTGAAGCGTGGCTCGGCTGGCGGCGTGACGCTGTCCAATCCCAACTCCGCACCCGCAGAAGCTCAGGAAGAGAAGAAGCCCTGCTGTAAGAACTTATAAAGATGAGGTAATGAAGTTAGACGAGTTGAGAGGACCACATCGTGTCAGGAAGGACACGGTGCCTGTCTGTCCAATGATAACTCCAAACGAACCACTGATTGCTGCTTGGTGTGGCCATATGGATTGCTTTTTGCGGTTTCACCACTGTGTTACTATCACGAGAAAGTATTCTTGTGCATGTTTTTTAGGCTGAAATTGCTTTCTTAGACGCTTTCCCTGTCTTCTCTCACATGCACGCTAGTATTGTGAAAGCGatattatttatgaaataatgtCACCATGTAGCAACTGTCTTTAATCATCCTTAAGGATTAATTTCAATCTAGCTTTGGAAGTGAAATGTGACATActgacaatattgttttacactAAAAGTTGTCAACAGTTAAAACTGCACACTACATTTCATGACATTGACTTTTTACACAGTTAAATCCTTATAATAAGGACACAAGTTTCCTTTTAAAACTGATCTATCAATCAATTATAATAGATATAGTGCAATGTAAGTGATGATGATTAATGAATTGGTTATATATATCTACTAAACACTGGAGTCCTCTTTTTTTCTGAATCTGGAATCACATCAAAACAAGACTTATTGGGTTTATGTATTTTATGGGCGTCATTAAACCcatgcatttactgtatgtgtacaataAACCTTGAATGTGCGGAGCTGTGTAAGCAATTTATTTGTGACTTGTTTAAGCCAATTTTGATTCCTTGGTGTTCAAAATGAGAATAAGAGTATTTGTTTGCTTAGATATTACTGCATATTGGGCGTTATAACATTCATTGAACCTGTGCATTATCTTGAGAATACATGGGCAAAAGTAGGTgtacacctgaccatcacattcCAGATTTATTCACTTCTGGGAAAATTTTATACTAGCTGTTAGAGAGTGACTTGGGGGAATTGTGTTCATTAAACTACAAGAACATTAATGGGCTCAGGCACTGATCTTGAGACGTCGAGGACActccagttccagttcatcccaaaactGTTCAGTGGGCTTGAGATCAATCAGTGCaagtaatacatttaaatagagAATGAATGTAGTAACTGAAGTAAGGGAGGTTTATATGGacttaatgaattaaaaataaataataagaattaaataagaattttgtaataattgcaCCTGGGtgataattaatcattaatcttGATCTTAAACTGATCTATTTCTATTATCCTGACTCatcataataaattaataataatttaataatagtattttaatattagccctgtagccttgcaccttcagcattgagggtttgatttccatctcaggtctgtgtgctcggagtttgcatgttccccccatgcttggtgggtttcttccacgtactctggtttcctcccacagtcaaaagacatgcagattacactAATTGGCCCacattgcccttagtgtgtgaatgagcctgtgagtgtgtttgtttgggcTACGGTTTATATGgctccaggttcaaatccctcgactgcttgagcaaggcccttaaccctcaaacaACTtacatgtgtaatgaaatacaaatgtaagtcactctggataagggtgtctgccaaatgccctgCAGTGGATCGGCACGGTGTCCAGGGTGATACGGctataaagtggtatagacagttAGTGAGTGAAAGTAATAATTCCCTGACTTTCCTCAATATTCATCATTTCTGTAACTTACCCTCCCTGTAATTTAAGTTAATGAATTATTCACAATCGATACTGATAAGTCAATGTAAAGAGTTTTTACGGTCATTAAGGATAGTTAACTGCACTATGTTGCACGGAAGTATTGCACTATGCAACAATTTTTCAAATATCACGCAACAATTATGCCGGTGTAGAACTAAATTAGTGTAGTTATtaatctatctttctatctatctacaaattttttttttatcacttaagaaaaaaaaacatgatgtacagtatattaatatagtattatttatatatatatatatatatatatatatatatatatatatatatatgggttaatgacgtgacgccccctttttctgtccgggttaattttattttgcagaaaaaacaaagaaatacataaaaatttctcatctacttgttatacattctttacctactaaaccactctagcttctccaaatttttaagtttttcatcatttttctgctatccgaagtgccaaaacaccatatggggcgaccgtccggccttgactttagttaggacaactggtttaaaaacacttaaatatatcccttttcctagttggcataattttaaacatgttttacatccattgacaaaactataaagcatttgctcatatatttctatcatgatatacaaatgaatgttgtccgaattatgttgattctatccatttcatccggggcgaccatcaacaaaccacaattttgggacctttattttaaaaaacatctcaaggatgggatactgcatcagccagacacaagtgaagaccccctggaaacaactgtatagtaaatcagtctttctcatatagtaagaaaaagctgttttttaactgctgtgatgtcgtaggcacttttggtcatcatgtggggcgaccaccccaaaactgtgaattataatttttttccacaaatctatattttgatgataaatttgatagtgctttgtcactagaagaagctagtttggtttctgaggctaactgttagcctgttatacttgagtaaacctgaaaacatcatatggggcgaccgagtatcatgtgggggaccactgctgagtgttttaaatgatagatatatgtcctatatttg is a genomic window containing:
- the rab25b gene encoding ras-related protein Rab-25b, which gives rise to MGTDEAYNFVFKVVLIGESGVGKSNLLSRFTKNEFNHDSRTTIGVEFSTRTMDLNGLTIKAQIWDTAGLERYRAITSAYYRGAVGALLVYDISKQLTYQSVERWLKELYDHADPQIVVMLVGNKSDLESIRAVSTEDAKNFAEKNGLLFMETSALESTNVEAAFNNVLTEIHKKVSSKEVKRGSAGGVTLSNPNSAPAEAQEEKKPCCKNL